Genomic window (bacterium):
AGATAGGACTCTGACAATACGCGTGGGTGAAGGCAACGCCCCCTCCACCAGGCGGTCGAGATTGGGTGTATGCACGTGGCGATTGCCGAGCGCGCCGACCGTGTCGAAGCGCTGCTGATCGGTGCAGTACCACAAGATGTTAGGCCGGGCGCTACTCGTCACGGAAGACGGCCTCTCGACTCGGCGGGCGCGCCGCAATCAGCCAAAACCACCCGGTACTCGTGATTTAGCACTGCCATAGCCGGGAAATAGTATCCCAGGCCGCCTCGTCCTGGTCTCCGTCTTGGGTACACTCTGGCGGGATCTCGGCTCGAACTTAAGAGTTGCCCTTGCAGGAGCTTGCAGTGATGGAACAGAGTCTCACTATCGGCTTTGTCGGCCTCGGAGCTATCGGCTCCGGCGTGGCCAAGAACCTTCTGAAGGCAGGCCATGACGTTGTTGGGTTCGATCTCGTATCGGAGCGCTCCGGGGAGCTGGCCGCGGCCGGCGGCAGGGCGGCGGCCTCGCCCAGACTTGCGGCGGAGAAGACGGACTACGTGATGACCGCGCTGCCTGAACCCAAGCATCTGGATGACGCCGTCACCGGTGAAGACGGAATTGCGAGTGCCCAAGAGCCGCCACGGATGCTAATCGACCTCAGCACCGTAGACCCCGACACCACCTTGCGCGTTGCCGAGCGCCTCCGCCTGGAGGATGTGCGAATGCTCGAGTGCAAGATAACCGGCTCTTCGCGTGACGCCGAAAACGCCACCATGCGGCTCCTGGCCGGCGGCGAGATTGCCGACCTGGATGAAGTGCGTCACGTCATGGACCGGCTAAGCGAGGAGATCGTGTATTGCGGCCCGCTCGGCACGGCGTCCACACTCAAGCTGATCCACAACATGCTCGCGTTTACGATCATCCTGGCCGACGCCGAGGCTCTGACGCTGGGTGCCAAGGCTGGCCTGGACATCGGTTTCATGGTCGACCTGTTCCGGAAGACGGTCGTCTGGAACAGGTCGCTCGAAGCCGTATTCGAAGGCTCGGTCTTCGAGCGCGACTTCAAGCCCGGATTTCTCACTCGCCACGCTTTGAAGGACGTCCGCCTGGGGACTGAGCTTGCATCTCGGATTGGGTCTATAACCCCTTACGCCGCCGTGACTCAACAGATGTTCACGGCATCGACCGCCAAGGGTTTCGGTGAGGAGAACTTCACCTCTGCGGTAAGGCTTTGGGAGGAGGTCGCGGGAGTAGAGCTCAGCGCTTGACATTCTTGGGGGAGTGTGTGGTACCTTCGCAGCCCCAACGACTTGAAGGCGGGAGGTGCGCCGAGTGATCGATGCAGACGCCCTCAGGCTGGCGTTGCTTCGGGCCGATCCGAAGCTGAGCAAGTTCAATCCCCTCCCGCGAATCCTGTGCTTCGACGACTTCGACAACGGCGTCAACGGCTGGTGCGAGCTGATCGGCAACACAGACGGAAATCTCGACAACATGGCCCGCTACGTCCGTGACTTTCATCCCGCCCAGTTGAGCACGTGCACGTACTTCGACCAGGGCACGCACGGGCCGATGTCGGGTACATACGCCCTCAAGGCTGCTACCCGGCCCGTTCCCGACCATATGGCGGTACTGTGCAAGCGACTCACGTGGCAAGACCTTGGGCCGGTGCAAATGGAGATGTACTTCAGCTACAAGTCCGAATGGAACTTCGAGCCGGTGCCCGAAGGCGGACGGGAATGGGATGGAAACTACCATCCCTCGGAAGCGCAGTTCGGCGACATCATGATCGGTAACGACATTCAAATCGACGACGAGGGACGGCGAACTCACTGCGCGCTTCGCTACGTCAACGCCGATGCTCAGGGCAACTTGATTCGGCGTTGGAAATACAAAACGTCGCTGCAGGTAACGCGCAGGACGATCAGAGACATGTTCCCCGACGACTATCTCGACCGTCCGCTCGAGGACTTCCAGGTGCAGGACCCGGCGGACTGGGAGGACGTTCCCGATGGATATCAGCCGCTCTGCTACAACGAGATTCCGTCCAAAGTGAACTGGCACTACCTGCGGTGGGTGTTTGACATCGGCAGGGGCCGCAACGTCGAGCTTCAGGTCAACGACAAGGTCATGGACCTACGCGACATCCCGGTTCCGGTGCACGATTCCCCCTATTGGGGGCTCGCCCGTTTGTTGAATCTTGAGATCAACGTGCGTACGCGGGTGCCGATTCGCAATTTCCTGTACGTCGATTCGTTGTTGATTTCGGCCGACTGGTAGCGAGCGTGAGAACGTCCCACACCGCGGTAGTCGAACGAAACTCGACGTTCACTTCCAGTTTCGACACCGAGCCGCACGAGTGCGCTTGGGCGTCGGAAGCCAGATGGTTCGTCCGAATACTCAGCATGAGTCAGGGCGCCGAGCTTACGGCTAGAGCGCAGATTTCCCCGGACGGCATGCTCTGGATCGATGAGGGGACCGAGCTGCCCGTCATGCGCGAAGAAGGTCTTTACTCGATAAAGCTCCGGGAATTCGGAGGGTGGCTCCGCCTGCGCGCGAAGCTCGACGGCTCCGATCCAGAGGTTAAAGTGATTATCTATCTGGTCTTGAAGGGGTAGGCTGCCGGGTTCCCGGCGATGAGGAGGTAGGTTGATGAACTCGCGAAACCAGATCTTGCGGCGCAAGTTTCTTATCGGATCGGCGGGCGGTCTAGGACTCGCCACTGCTGCAATCGCCGGATGCGGCGAGGTGCAGACAGTCACCGAGCGGGTCGTCGAAGTCGTCACCAAGGAGGTGCCGGTCGAACGGGTCGTGACCAGGGAGGTCGTCAAGGAAGTCCCGGTCGAGGTTGAAAAGGAAGTCGAGAAGGTCGTCGAGGTCGAGAAGGTCGTCGAGGTCGAGAAAGAGAGGGTCGTCGAGAAAGTCGTCACGAAGGTAGTCAGGGAAGCCGCGCCCATGGTGAAGGCTCAGGCGGTGACTTACTGGCACGTCTGGGGCGGTCCCCGCTTGCCCCTGATCGAGGATCAGGTGGCGGGATTCGAGGAGCTTAACCCCCAGAT
Coding sequences:
- a CDS encoding NAD(P)-dependent oxidoreductase gives rise to the protein MQELAVMEQSLTIGFVGLGAIGSGVAKNLLKAGHDVVGFDLVSERSGELAAAGGRAAASPRLAAEKTDYVMTALPEPKHLDDAVTGEDGIASAQEPPRMLIDLSTVDPDTTLRVAERLRLEDVRMLECKITGSSRDAENATMRLLAGGEIADLDEVRHVMDRLSEEIVYCGPLGTASTLKLIHNMLAFTIILADAEALTLGAKAGLDIGFMVDLFRKTVVWNRSLEAVFEGSVFERDFKPGFLTRHALKDVRLGTELASRIGSITPYAAVTQQMFTASTAKGFGEENFTSAVRLWEEVAGVELSA